A window of Salvia splendens isolate huo1 unplaced genomic scaffold, SspV2 ctg146, whole genome shotgun sequence contains these coding sequences:
- the LOC121789124 gene encoding protein GFS12-like — MYELYQNPAERIGTTSSLGVQEPWYWFPSPASNWNGLDFATRAGGLKVELPWKIRASIVQSVRAHHGALRSFVVCQNEYTVFTAGVGPGFKGNIQKWDLSRVDCMSSYNGHDEVVNDIFDLASSGRVASCDGIVHIWNGQTGRLISMFSERSLASSTQLAERYEDNMLHFNPLPSGMLSSAFHGNSYTTMDFLGFSDRLIVGTGNGSLRFIDVNQGQKLHLWRSESVDSGFPPLISSIYLSSSNRMSPEESMAFPSWIAAASSTGQCRLFDLRSGKIISSWQAHDGYVTELAATADYQLVSSSRIWDLRRNWSAEQRVFRGYSDGVSGFSVWGQNIISICRNKIGLSSLQSPADEDGQYRASLQHVYMADEEPKNASVLSAITILPFSLLFLLGTEDGYLKICC; from the exons ATGTATGAGTTGTACCAGAATCCGGCTGAGAGGATTGGAACAACTTCAAGTTTAGGAGTGCAGGAACCTTGGTATTGGTTTCCTAGTCCTGCATCTAATTGGAATGGGCTTGATTTTGCAACTCGTGCTGGAGGTCTGAAGGTTGAACTTCCATGGAAAATCAGAGCATCTATCGTACAATCTGTTCGTGCACATCATGGAGCTCTGAGATCTTTTGTTGTTTGTCAGAATGAGTATACTGTTTTCACAGCAGGAGTTGGGCCAGGATTCAAGGGAAATATTCAGAAGTGGGATTTGTCAAGGGTGGACTGCATGTCAAGCTATAATGGTCATGATGAG GTTGTAAATGACATTTTTGATTTGGCATCCTCTGGACGTGTAGCTTCTTGTGATGGAATAGTACATATATGGAATGGACAGACTGGAAGACTGATTTCCATGTTCTCTGAACGGTCTTTGGCATCCTCGACACAATTGGCAGAAAGATATGAAGATAACATGCTTCATTTTAATCCATTACCAAGTGGAATGCTAAGTAGTGCTTTTCACGGGAATTCTTACACTACTATGGACTTTCTGGGGTTCAGTGATAGACTTATTGTGGGTACTGGAAATGGATCTCTAAG ATTCATTGATGTCAATCAAGGTCAGAAACTTCATCTATGGAGGAGTGAATCTGTTGATTCTGGTTTCCCTCCCCTTATATCATCCATTTACTTGTCTAGCTCTAATAGAATGTCTCCCGAGGAAAGTATGGCATTTCCGTCGTGGATTGCGGCTGCGTCCAGCACTGGGCAATGTAGGTTGTTTGACTTGAGAAGTGGAAAGATTATTTCTTCATGGCAGGCTCATGATGGATATGTGACAGAG TTGGCTGCAACTGCAGATTATCAGCTTGTTTCTAGTTCTCGAATATGGGATTTGAGAAG GAATTGGAGCGCGGAACAGAGAGTATTCAGAGGATACAGCGACGGGGTTTCTGGTTTCTCTGTGTGGGGGCAAAACATAATCTCAATATGTAGAAATAAAATCGGCCTTTCTTCTTTACAAAGCCCGGCCGATGAA GATGGGCAGTATCGTGCGAGCCTTCAGCATGTGTACATGGCAGATGAGGAACCAAAGAATGCATCGGTTCTGTCCGCAATTACTATTCTTCCCTTTTCGCTCCTTTTTCTTCTAGGAACAGAAGACGGCTATTTGAAAATTTGTTGTTAG